CCGCCGGTCCGTCGCTGATTACCGGACCAGTGACGGCGTCGGGGGCGCGACCGTCGCCGTGACGGCTGCGACCAGCCATCCGTCCTTGATCTACGAAGTGTCGTCGAACGGGCTCGCACCAGAAGGCTTCACCTTCTTCACACCGGGAAGTGGCGGGTTGGATCTTCCGGGACCAGTGGACCTTTTCACCCTCCTCAGCGTTGGCGTCGTTCAACGGACCATCTCGCCCGGCGATGCGCCGCTGTCGATCCCTCTACCGGCCGGGGGCCCACTCCTGGTGTGGAGCGCCGGCGCCCAGCACGGGTACGTTCTGAGTTTGCTGGACGAGACCGTGGGGCGAGGCGTTCTGTACCTCGCGTATCCCGAGGATGGACGGTTCGAGCTGAGCGCCGAGGTCCGCCCGCGCGCGGCGGAGCCCGACTCCGCGCCTCGCCTCTACGTACAGCGAGTCGAGACGCCAGAGCCTGGCCCAGCCTTCGCCGACTACCGCGCAGTCCTTGATCGGATCGCGCCGTCCCCCGACGTCCCTCCGAGCTTTCGACAGATGTGGAACAGCTGGTACGTGTACGGCGGCGACGTGGACGAGAACGCGCTGCGCGCGCAGGTCGATACCATCGCGGACCGCTTCGGTGACCTCGGGCCCTGGACCATCACGATCGACGCGGGCTGGTACCGCGCCGGTGATGATCCAGATGGCGAGCTCGGGCTCGTGGACTCGGACAAGTTCCCCTCTGGGATGCGTGACTTGATCGACTATGCGCACGCTCGCGGCGTCGCCGTCGTCCTGTACGCATCGGCGCCGTGGGTGGACACGCATCCGGACGCGGATTGGTGGGTTGTCCTTCGGGGATTTGTGCGTGACCATCCAGACTGGCTGATCCCGATCGAGGAGGACGATGAGGGAGGCACCTACGTTTACGACCTGGCCAATCCGGACGTTCGCGACTACTTTGAGGACCTTGCACGACGTTTCGTGGTGGACTTCGACGCGGATGGGGTGGCGCTGGACATGGTAGGCGTCATCGGACGCGATGGTGGTCCGTTTCGAGACGAGACCGTCCCCCTCGAGGATCTGCTCTCCGTAGCGTCTACACCCGGCGTTGCGCAGACGATGGCCGTCTATCGCCTCATGTGGTCGGCGCTCACCCGTCACGATCCGGACGCTTGGATCGAGGGTAACTACGCCGCGCCTCCGCTGGCGCGAAGCTATGCTCGCACATGGCATCTCGCGGACGACTATCCCGCCTTCTCCCATCCATTTCCGTACGCGGGCCTCGTCGAGCAGATCACCCACGCTATCCTGGGGCAGCAGCTCCAGGGTCGTCGTCCGAACCTGGGATACATCTTCGGCGGGGACGACTATGCCGAGATCCAGCGCCAGTGGCTCGCCGCCGCCGTGGCGATGCAAGCGGAGGTGGTGGTCAGCGTCGATCTCACGACGCTTCCCAGTCGCACGGAGCGGATGTATCGCGAGTACCTCGCGGCCCTTCGTCCTTTTGCCGAGCGCCCGATTTTTGGCAGCGGGGTGCCACCCGAGACCTTCGCGACGACGATCGATGGTACGACCTACCTCGGCCTGCTCAACCTGGCCCGATGGCCGCGCACGATGACGGTCGACCTGACCGCCTACGGTGTAGCGCCGACCGGCACTGTGGTCGCGTTCGATCCCGAGACTCGGCGGGCCTTCACAAGCGGCGCCGACCTGACAACAACGGTGCCTGCCCGGCATCTCCGGCTCCTGGCGCTACGTCGCGCACCGGGCGTTCTGTGGGGCGACCGGAGCTGGTCCGTGGGGCCGGGCGGGGCCCTCGATATTCACGTCCAGCCCGCCCCCGTGGACAGCGGCCAACTCTGGGTCTATGCGCCCGGAGTTGCTATCGTCAGCGTCGATGGGTCGGACACCGCCGGCTCGCGCATGGATGATGGGAACGGCGTGCTGACCGTGCGGGTGCCGGACGGAGGGGCCCACGACATTCGCGTTGCGCTCGCCTCTCCCAGCACGCCGTTCTGAGCACATATCAGGTCGGAGCCAAGCAGCTTCGTGGAGGATGCATGAGCGCTCTTGCTTCGCCCATCTGCGCCGGGGGCGTCGATTGGGTCGAACACTGGGTCCAGCTTGTGGAGCATCGGCGTGACGTGATCGAGGGCCTGGCACGCCAGGGACCTCAGACGCGATTCTGGGACACCCGGGCTGAGCGGTTTGCGAGGCGGGTAGAAGCCACAGATCCGAAAACGGACCCGCTGACCCTTGCGCTGCTGGACCTGGTCCATCCCGGAGACACCGTGCTCGACGTCGGCGCCGGCACCGGCCGGTACGCCGTGCCCCTGGCGCAAGTCGCCGCTCACGTGACGGCGGTCGAGCCCGCGGAATCGATGCGCGCCGAGCTCGAGCGCACGCTGGTGGCCCATGGCTGCGACAACGTCTCGGTCGTTCCAAGCCGTTGGGAGGACGCGGCCGTCGAACCAGCGGACGTGGTCCTCTGCGCCAACGTGCTCTATCCCATCGCCGACGTCGTCCCCTTCGTTCAAAAGCTCGACGCCCACACGCGCCGTACGAGCGTCATTATCATCCGCGTCGACCAGATGGGCACGATGGTCGACCCGCTGTGGGAGGAGATCTGGGGTGTGCGACGGCCTCCCGAGCCGGGGCTCCTGGACCTCTACAATCTCCTCTTCTCCATTGGCATTCGCGCGAACGTCAGGCTTGCCCGCCGCGCCGACGCCCAGCGTTACCGAGACACCGACGACGCGCTGGCTCAAGCGCGCAATCAGCTCTTTCTTCCAGCGGATCACCACGAGCACGACGATCGGATTCGGGCGCATCTGGAACGCGTTCTCGTTCCGAGTGGCTCGGGGTTTGACGCTCCGTCGAGCCCCCAGTACGGGCTCGTCTGGTGGACCAACGAGTAACGGAGTGGCGGAGACGTGGCCGTCGGCCGTCCCTCCCGGTGGCGCCGAGCGCGTCGTGGTGGCGCGATCCCCCGTTCGCCCAGCTAGACGTACACGTTGCGCGCGTGCTCGCGCTGGAGCCGATCGGG
This genomic interval from Chloroflexota bacterium contains the following:
- a CDS encoding class I SAM-dependent methyltransferase, yielding MSALASPICAGGVDWVEHWVQLVEHRRDVIEGLARQGPQTRFWDTRAERFARRVEATDPKTDPLTLALLDLVHPGDTVLDVGAGTGRYAVPLAQVAAHVTAVEPAESMRAELERTLVAHGCDNVSVVPSRWEDAAVEPADVVLCANVLYPIADVVPFVQKLDAHTRRTSVIIIRVDQMGTMVDPLWEEIWGVRRPPEPGLLDLYNLLFSIGIRANVRLARRADAQRYRDTDDALAQARNQLFLPADHHEHDDRIRAHLERVLVPSGSGFDAPSSPQYGLVWWTNE
- a CDS encoding alpha-galactosidase, producing the protein RRSVADYRTSDGVGGATVAVTAATSHPSLIYEVSSNGLAPEGFTFFTPGSGGLDLPGPVDLFTLLSVGVVQRTISPGDAPLSIPLPAGGPLLVWSAGAQHGYVLSLLDETVGRGVLYLAYPEDGRFELSAEVRPRAAEPDSAPRLYVQRVETPEPGPAFADYRAVLDRIAPSPDVPPSFRQMWNSWYVYGGDVDENALRAQVDTIADRFGDLGPWTITIDAGWYRAGDDPDGELGLVDSDKFPSGMRDLIDYAHARGVAVVLYASAPWVDTHPDADWWVVLRGFVRDHPDWLIPIEEDDEGGTYVYDLANPDVRDYFEDLARRFVVDFDADGVALDMVGVIGRDGGPFRDETVPLEDLLSVASTPGVAQTMAVYRLMWSALTRHDPDAWIEGNYAAPPLARSYARTWHLADDYPAFSHPFPYAGLVEQITHAILGQQLQGRRPNLGYIFGGDDYAEIQRQWLAAAVAMQAEVVVSVDLTTLPSRTERMYREYLAALRPFAERPIFGSGVPPETFATTIDGTTYLGLLNLARWPRTMTVDLTAYGVAPTGTVVAFDPETRRAFTSGADLTTTVPARHLRLLALRRAPGVLWGDRSWSVGPGGALDIHVQPAPVDSGQLWVYAPGVAIVSVDGSDTAGSRMDDGNGVLTVRVPDGGAHDIRVALASPSTPF